In the genome of Bacteroidota bacterium, the window CGCTGAAAGCTTCGCGATCATCATGCTGTTCGTGTTTGCCGGTGTTGCCTGCTACTACGGTTACCAGTTGTGGTTGAAGGCGACGCTGGCTGGTCACACGACAGACACCTACCTTGCACCGCCGAAAATGGTGACCCATGCGCCCGTGTGGGTGGGTAGTGCGCTACTCATGCTGCAGGGTGCTGTTCAACTCTACCGCGTGTGGGCCGACGACGAGTCGACCCAAGGGACGCACCCATAGAGACGGTACTCATCCTCGTCGCGCTCT includes:
- a CDS encoding TRAP transporter small permease; protein product: AESFAIIMLFVFAGVACYYGYQLWLKATLAGHTTDTYLAPPKMVTHAPVWVGSALLMLQGAVQLYRVWADDESTQGTHP